Proteins co-encoded in one Setaria viridis chromosome 9, Setaria_viridis_v4.0, whole genome shotgun sequence genomic window:
- the LOC117837271 gene encoding uncharacterized protein, translated as MADGLRTLQRTIEAFRRGNYSLEYYDVNKSEVMGHIHGYYKEAFDRLPSSLDSLFHEVGVCFGFFDPVSNIIANTAAYGCSSSLVKKEANLEGQGGRGKKRKRPQAGTSSKAKGKKASSTSEDATRQRGKVICADAVSAKARSLRGLVTFLTTYFRYLTTSEALRYLRLAKADLLVAVRLIEEDRDSEAFTIHHPTTKVALTCAALSAMHPHVTGSDDPKVTRLVNNSLMLASRLDKVSPLLVIQGRLSIATLSHLTELSMEGSHGTADSEEVMRYAISRFPTSIKKMQYPFELELTLMKVLQDRIHGFYLKAISCIPAPCLRSRHHRGLLKAGHCYGQFDPVTNIILNTIWYDIVFPPHQEFEVDMIYDEALARTECRSLHGLTTLVTKLFPELSTYDATRYLLLDNATLDRVISRANLSGYKISSQPHDAYKAAARAANHPNPTALATFALGSMQEGLELKALLEVKPTLSPDDVQIISTYLLQYQRSKPVGLVQKLTKGASEIVSAKEGFRGSPEFGLQMCSSCIKETFTR; from the coding sequence ATGGCCGACGGACTGCGCACCCTCCAGAGGACGATTGAGGCTTTCCGCCGCGGCAATTACTCATTGGAATACTATGACGTCAACAAATCTGAGGTGATGGGTCACATCCATGGGTACTACAAGGAGGCGTTCGATCGGCTCCCTTCCTCTCTGGATTCGCTCTTCCACGAGGTTGGTGtctgcttcggcttcttcgaTCCCGTCTCCAACATCATCGCCAACACTGCCGCCTACGGTTGCTCATCGTCGCTGGTGAAGAAAGAGGCAAATCTGGAGGGGCAGGGAGGGCgtgggaagaagaggaagagaccACAAGCCGGCACCAGCAGCAAGGCGAAGGGGAAGAAGGCCAGTAGCACTAGTGAAGACGCGACGCGACAAAGGGGGAAGGTGATCTGCGCCGATGCCGTCAGCGCTAAGGCGCGATCGCTTCGGGGCCTCGTCACCTTCCTCACCACCTACTTCCGCTACCTTACGACCTCGgaagccctgcgctacctgcGCCTGGCCAAGGCTGATCTCCTCGTAGCCGTGCGCCTCATCGAGGAGGACCGTGACTCGGAAGCCTTCACCATCCACCACCCTACCACCAAAGTTGCTCTGACCTGTGCTGCCCTATCTGCAATGCATCCTCACGTCACTGGATCGGACGATCCCAAGGTCACCAGACTTGTGAATAACTCTCTCATGCTGGCTTCCCGTCTGGACAAGGTCTCCCCCCTCTTGGTGATACAAGGCCGCCTCAGCATTGCTACTCTAAGTCATCTTACTGAGTTATCGATGGAAGGCAGTCATGGGACAGCAGACTCAGAGGAGGTCATGCGCTATGCCATCTCAAGGTTTCCCACGAGCATAAAGAAGATGCAGTATCCGTTTGAACTTGAACTAACTCTGATGAAGGTGCTTCAAGATAGAATCCATGGGTTCTACCTCAAGGCAATTTCCTGCATCCCAGCGCCCTGCTTGCGCTCACGGCACCACCGGGGCCTCCTGAAGGCTGGCCACTGCTACGGTCAGTTTGATCCTGTCACCAACATCATTCTCAACACCATCTGGTATGACATCGTATTCCCCCCGCACCAAGAGTTTGAGGTGGATATGATCTACGATGAGGCCCTCGCCCGCACTGAGTGCCGTTCCCTCCATGGCCTCACCACCCTTGTAACAAAACTATTCCCTGAGCTCTCCACATATGACGCTACACGATATCTTCTTTTGGACAACGCGACACTTGACAGAGTCATCTCGAGGGCAAATCTATCTGGCTACAAAATATCTAGCCAACCACATGATGCTTACAAGGCTGCTGCTCGCGCTGCAAATCACCCTAACCCTACGGCACTAGCAACCTTTGCATTGGGGTCCATGCAAGAAGGGTTAGAATTGAAGGCATTGCTTGAGGTTAAGCCTACCCTCTCCCCTGATGATGTTCAGATCATCTCGACATATTTGTTGCAATATCAACGCAGCAAGCCTGTGGGGCTGGTTCAGAAACTGACCAAGGGTGCCTCCGAGATTGTCTCTGCCAAGGAAGGATTTCGAGGCTCACCAGAGTTCGGTTTACAGATGTGTTCAAGCTGCATTAAGGAAACATTCACAAGATAA